A genomic region of Vitreimonas flagellata contains the following coding sequences:
- a CDS encoding TonB-dependent receptor, with amino-acid sequence MANKKSLLKGLLAFSGSMAALATATPALAQVSGEEIIVTATKREQDIQDVPIAVTALNADQLQNAGIVDIRALQTLSPSINLNSTQTESGGTTMRIRGVGTTGNNAGLESAVGVFIDGVYISRPAIALGELLDVQQVEILRGPQGTLFGRNTSAGALTITTRAPDLQDFGAFGSMTTGSIADGDDLGLLSAQVGVNIPIVEDQFAIRIAAAGRTRDGLLTSTFDGADVNTRDRYVVRASALWQATPDLSFRFIADHQEGQDDCCDAVILRESPIVAGGAYTAAGLPAHGGAPASGWDAFNNRISNSEGFADPGEQTGYSLQADWDLNFASLTYIGSYRESESAPNVQNSDFTGLSVFSVGGATAPGDNPNGGSTEYTSHELRLAGELGRLDWMVGYYTSTEDISVLAELTLGSAFQANLNANLIALYPLAGGAAALQAALTPSLGAMGAAAFIANPASFYSGGAPSTGAFARNLFTQEGDSTSFFTHNTFAVTDRLDLTVGARYVEETKDGSYDQLAASNPACLNALVNPLVPATGALGQVAVGYLCFPFAAPATTPIAPEFSNTFEDEEVVYTVNASYAFTDDVRAYASFTHGFKSGGFNLDPTAAGFGADPRFDSEMVDAYELGLKTELFDNRLRANFALFRSEMEDFQVLEFTGVQFVTFNVPNVIAEGAEMELFGSLTDDLSASLAVTYSDARYPEDCAPATAPITVRSLCGSSLTNAPEWVSVLGFDYDRDVFGDLRFFLSGSVRYESDRRTSTQAYNVPTSGPVRQNLLANDIQDANTKVNLRLGIGGQDQRWSFELWGTNIFDEQTRNVTFNVPLRGLDSLGTAARGAFLEEPAIYGITLRANY; translated from the coding sequence CAAGATGTGCCGATCGCGGTGACGGCGTTGAACGCCGATCAGTTGCAGAACGCCGGAATCGTCGATATCCGCGCGCTGCAAACCTTGTCGCCGAGTATCAACCTCAATTCGACGCAGACGGAGTCCGGCGGCACGACGATGCGAATTCGCGGCGTCGGCACGACGGGCAACAATGCCGGTCTCGAAAGCGCCGTCGGCGTATTCATCGATGGTGTGTACATCTCTCGGCCGGCCATCGCGTTGGGCGAATTGCTCGATGTGCAGCAGGTCGAAATTCTCCGCGGCCCGCAAGGCACGCTGTTTGGCCGCAACACTTCGGCCGGCGCGCTGACGATCACAACGCGGGCGCCTGACCTTCAGGATTTCGGCGCCTTCGGCAGCATGACGACTGGATCGATCGCCGACGGTGATGATCTAGGCCTGCTATCCGCCCAGGTCGGCGTGAATATTCCGATTGTGGAAGACCAGTTCGCTATTCGGATCGCCGCGGCTGGCCGCACGCGCGACGGTCTGTTGACCAGTACATTCGACGGCGCCGACGTGAATACGCGGGACCGCTATGTGGTGCGCGCCTCCGCACTCTGGCAGGCGACGCCAGACCTAAGCTTCCGGTTCATTGCTGACCATCAAGAAGGCCAAGATGATTGCTGTGACGCAGTCATTTTGCGGGAGTCGCCGATAGTTGCTGGTGGCGCGTACACCGCCGCGGGTCTGCCAGCGCATGGCGGCGCGCCAGCGAGCGGCTGGGATGCATTCAACAATCGTATATCGAACTCCGAGGGCTTCGCTGATCCGGGCGAGCAGACAGGTTATTCGCTCCAAGCGGACTGGGATTTGAACTTCGCGTCGCTCACCTACATCGGCAGCTATCGCGAATCAGAATCCGCGCCGAACGTGCAGAACAGTGACTTTACCGGTCTGAGTGTGTTCTCTGTCGGCGGCGCGACAGCGCCGGGCGATAACCCGAACGGCGGATCGACCGAGTACACCTCGCACGAATTACGTTTGGCCGGCGAACTTGGCCGGCTGGATTGGATGGTGGGCTATTACACGAGCACCGAAGATATCAGCGTGTTAGCTGAACTGACGCTCGGTTCGGCGTTCCAGGCCAACCTCAACGCCAATCTCATTGCGCTCTATCCGCTCGCCGGAGGCGCGGCTGCACTCCAGGCCGCCCTGACGCCGTCGCTAGGCGCTATGGGAGCCGCTGCGTTTATCGCCAATCCCGCATCCTTCTACTCAGGCGGTGCGCCGTCCACGGGTGCGTTTGCGCGAAATCTCTTCACGCAAGAGGGGGATTCGACCTCGTTCTTTACGCACAACACATTCGCGGTCACGGATCGTCTGGACTTGACGGTGGGCGCTCGTTACGTCGAGGAGACGAAAGACGGCAGCTACGATCAACTCGCGGCGTCCAACCCAGCGTGCCTCAATGCGCTCGTTAATCCCCTGGTGCCGGCCACGGGTGCATTGGGCCAGGTCGCAGTCGGTTACCTCTGTTTCCCATTTGCGGCGCCGGCGACCACGCCGATCGCGCCAGAATTCAGCAATACTTTTGAGGATGAGGAGGTCGTTTACACCGTGAACGCAAGCTACGCGTTTACGGATGACGTTCGCGCCTATGCGAGCTTCACGCACGGCTTCAAATCAGGCGGATTCAACCTCGATCCGACCGCGGCGGGCTTTGGCGCTGATCCACGGTTCGATTCGGAAATGGTGGATGCATACGAACTTGGCCTGAAGACGGAGCTGTTCGACAACCGTCTGCGCGCGAACTTCGCTCTCTTCCGCTCGGAGATGGAGGACTTCCAAGTCCTCGAATTCACTGGCGTGCAATTCGTCACCTTTAACGTGCCGAACGTCATCGCAGAAGGCGCCGAAATGGAATTGTTCGGGAGTTTGACCGACGATCTCAGTGCGTCGCTGGCTGTGACTTATTCTGATGCGCGTTATCCGGAGGACTGCGCTCCGGCGACGGCGCCAATCACTGTGCGGTCGCTATGCGGTTCTTCGCTTACGAACGCGCCTGAGTGGGTGAGTGTGCTCGGCTTCGACTACGATCGCGACGTCTTCGGCGATCTGCGGTTCTTCTTGAGCGGTTCTGTCCGTTATGAGTCAGATCGCCGGACATCGACACAGGCCTACAACGTGCCGACATCAGGGCCGGTACGGCAAAATCTGCTCGCCAACGATATCCAAGATGCGAACACGAAAGTGAATCTGCGCCTCGGGATCGGTGGCCAAGACCAGCGCTGGTCTTTCGAGCTGTGGGGCACCAATATCTTCGACGAGCAGACGCGCAACGTCACGTTCAACGTGCCGCTCCGCGGTTTGGACTCGCTTGGGACGGCGGCGCGCGGCGCATTC